In Triticum urartu cultivar G1812 chromosome 6, Tu2.1, whole genome shotgun sequence, the following proteins share a genomic window:
- the LOC125513898 gene encoding auxin response factor 5-like isoform X1, with translation MAQSPASSAVAASAPCEGERKAPAINGELWHACAGPLVSLPPVGSLVVYFPQGHSEQVAASMQKDVEAHVPSYPNLPSKLICLLHSVTLQADPDTDEVYAQMTLQPVNTYAKEALQLSELALRQARPQMEFFCKTLTASDTSTHGGFSVPRRAAEKIFPSLDFSLQPPCQELQARDIHDNVWTFRHIFRGQPKRHLLTTGWSLFVSGKKLFAGDSVIFVRDEKQQLLLGIRRANRQPTNISSSVLSSDSMHIGVLAAAAHASANTSPFTIFYNPRASPTEFVIPFAKYQKAMYSNQISLGMRFRMMCETEELGTRRYMGTITGISDLDPVRWKNSQWRSLQVGWDESAAGERRNRVSIWEIEPLAAPFFICPQPFFGVKRPRQLDDESLEMESLMKRAMPWLGEEVCIKDPQTQSATMPGLSLVQWMNMNRQQSSSLASTAMQSEYLRSASNPAMQNIGAADLARQLYMQNHLLQQNSMQFNPPKLHQQMKPINDLSNAALPLNQLSAIRNHQDQKQDQQRQQQSSIQAIPLSQAQAQTNIVQAQVILQNQMQQQQQQKQPPPSPTQNQHGASGQHLLQSHQLQDQNLQMQQQQLLLHQQLQQQQQLNKLPGQLANLASQQTQLSDQELHLQLLQKLQQQSLMSQSAVTLSRLPIIQEQQNFLVDMQQQLSNSHSLAQQQVMPQQDCRTSSLQTTQLPPPIQQEQQQQQQQKPSQKQVAPTYVSEAAFAQISSTSVIPKTGNAMIVPGAAQSAVTEEIPSCSTSPSTANGNHLAQPTIGRNDHCKTSTEKVPHSIAQMSILTPIEAVSVTPVTTKELPKLNNGVKSSAITSKLPNIVSGLQNFMNNALPTDNLETASSATSLWPSQTDGLLHQGFATSNFNQHQMFKDELPDVEIQGVDPSNSALFGMNNDGPLGFPMETEGLLENALDSVKYQNHFSTDDENNYQMQKDARQEISTSMVSQSFGQSDMAFNSIDSAINDGALMNRSSWPPAAPPQRMRTFTKVYKRGAVGRSIDIGRFSGYGELNQALARMFGIEGQLEDRQRIGWKLVYTDHEDDVLLLGDDPWEEFVNCVKCIRILSPQEVQKMSLDGDLGSNVLPNQACSSSDGGNTWKPRYEQNSGNPSIGPYDQFE, from the exons ATGGCGCAGtcgccggcgagctccgccgTCGCGGCGTCGGCTCCATGCGAAG GGGAGCGCAAGGCGCCGGCGATCAACGGGGAGCTGTGGCACGCCTGCGCGGGGCCGCTGGTGTCGCTGCCGCCGGTGGGCAGCCTCGTCGTCTACTTCCCCCAAGGCCACAGCGAGCAG GTTGCAGCTTCTATGCAAAAGGATGTCGAAGCGCATGTGCCGAGCTACCCCAACCTTCCCTCAAAGTTGATATGTCTTCTGCACAGCGTCACTTTGCAA GCAGACCCAGATACTGACGAGGTGTATGCGCAGATGACTCTTCAGCCAGTGAATACA TATGCAAAAGAGGCGTTGCAGCTGTCAGAGCTTGCGCTAAGACAAGCGAGGCCACAGATGGAGTTCTTCTGCAAGACGCTCACCGCTAGCGATACGAGCACGCACGGAGGCTTCTCCGTGCCTCGCCGTGCCGCGGAGAAGATATTCCCTTCCCTG GATTTCTCGTTGCAGCCTCCGTGCCAAGAGTTGCAGGCCAGGGATATACATGACAATGTGTGGACATTCCGTCATATATTTCGGG GTCAGCCTAAAAGACATTTACTTACCACTGGTTGGAGCCTCTTTGTGAGTGGCAAGAAGCTATTTGCTGGTGATTCTGTCATATTTGTTAG AGATGAAAAGCAGCAACTTCTACTGGGAATCAGGCGCGCTAACCGACAGCCCACGAACATATCATCTTCGGTACTTTCAAGCGACAGTATGCACATAGGGGTCCTTGCCGCAGCTGCACATGCTTCTGCCAACACCAGCCCATTTACCATATTTTATAACCCTAG GGCCAGTCCTACTGAATTTGTTATCCCATTTGCCAAATACCAGAAGGCAATGTACAGTAATCAGATCTCTTTAGGGATGCGCTTCCGCATGATGTGCGAGACGGAGGAACTAGGGACAAGACG GTACATGGGTACGATAACTGGAATAAGTGATCTAGATCCAGTGAGATGGAAAAACTCCCAGTGGCGCAGCTTACAG GTTGGGTGGGACGAGTCGGCTGCAGGAGAAAGAAGGAACAGAGTTTCAATCTGGGAGATTGAACCGCTTGCTGCTCCTTTTTTCATATGTCCCCAGCCATTCTTTGGTGTGAAGCGCCCCAGGCAATTAG ATGATGAGTCGTTGGAGATGGAAAGTCTTATGAAGAGAGCAATGCCTTGGCTTGGTGAGGAGGTATGCATAAAGGACCCTCAAACCCAGAGCGCTACAATGCCTGGCCTGAGTTTAGTTCAGTGGATGAACATGAACCGGCAGCAGAGCTCCTCATTAGCTAGCACAGCCATGCAGTCCGAGTACCTCCGATCAGCGAGTAACCCTGCGATGCAAAATATTGGCGCTGCCGATCTTGCAAGGCAGTTATATATGCAGAACCATCTACTACAACAGAATAGCATGCAGTTTAATCCTCCCAAACTCCATCAGCAAATGAAACCTATTAATGATTTGTCAAATGCAGCACTTCCGTTGAATCAACTAAGTGCCATCAGAAATCACCAAGATCAGAAGCAAGATCAGCAGAGGCAACAGCAGTCCAGTATCCAAGCAATTCCCCTAAGCCAGGCCCAGGCTCAAACTAATATTGTCCAGGCACAAGTAATTCTCCAGAATCAGAtgcagcaacaacagcaacaaaaacaaccaccaccatcaccaactcaAAACCAGCATGGGGCCAGTGGCCAGCACCTGCTTCAGTCTCATCAACTGCAGGACCAAAATTTGCAAATGCAGCAGCAACAGCTTTTACTTCACCAACAgttacagcagcagcagcagctaaATAAGCTGCCTGGGCAACTAGCTAATCTGGCAAGTCAGCAAACACAATTGTCTGATCAGGAACTCCACTTGCAGCTGTTACAGAAACTACAGCAGCAGTCACTGATGTCACAATCCGCAGTTACACTCTCACGATTACCAATAATCCAAGAGCAGCAAAATTTTCTTGTGGACATGCAACAGCAGTTGTCGAATTCGCATTCGCTTGCCCAGCAACAAGTGATgccccaacaggactgtagaacTTCTTCATTGCAGACAACACAACTGCCACCGCCCATTCAGCAagagcagcaacagcagcaacagcagaAGCCTTCACAGAAACAGGTTGCACCTACATATGTGTCAGAAGCTGCCTTTGCACAGATCTCTTCTACCAGTGTGATCCCAAAAACTGGTAACGCTATGATAGTTCCTGGTGCTGCACAATCTGCTGTTACAGAGGAAATACCTTCTTGTTCGACATCCCCTTCCACAGCTAATGGCAACCATCTTGCGCAGCCAACCATTGGCAGGAATGATCATTGCAAAACCAGCACAGAGAAGGTGCCACACTCTATTGCTCAGATGTCAATTCTGACCCCCATTGAAGCTGTATCAGTAACTCCAGTAACGACCAAGGAATTGCCAAAGTTAAACAATGGTGTTAAGTCAAGTGCGATCACCTCGAAATTACCAAATATTGTGTCCGGCCTTCAAAATTTTATGAACAATGCACTGCCAACAGACAACCTGGAAACAGCTTCGTCAGCAACTTCATTATGGCCTTCACAAACAGATGGACTTCTGCATCAAGGTTTCGCCACTTCTAACTTCAACCAGCACCAGATGTTCAAAGATGAACTTCCTGATGTAGAAATTCAAGGTGTGGATCCTAGTAACAGTGCCCTCTTTGGGATGAACAATGATGGCCCATTAGGGTTTCCTATGGAAACAGAAGGCTTGTTGGAAAATGCACTTGATTCTGTGAAGTATCAGAATCATTTCTCAACTGATGATGAGAACAACTACCAGATGCAAAAGGATGCCCGTCAAGAGATATCAACCTCCATGGTTTCACAGTCATTTGGTCAATCAGATATGGCTTTTAATTCCATTGATTCTGCAATTAATGATGGTGCCTTAATGAACAGAAGTTCTTGGCCTCCTGCTGCTCCACCACAGAGGATGCGTACATTCACCAAG GTGTACAAGCGTGGAGCTGTAGGCCGGTCCATTGACATCGGTAGGTTCTCTGGATATGGAGAACTGAACCAAGCTTTGGCCCGCATGTTTGGTATAGAGGGGCAACTTGAAGACCGACAGAGAATAGGTTGGAAGCTAGTCTACACAGATCATGAGGACGACGTCCTACTTCTCGGCGATGACCCATGGGA GGAGTTTGTGAATTGTGTGAAGTGCATTAGGATCCTGTCCCCTCAAGAAGTGCAGAAGATGAGTCTGGATGGTGATTTAGGGAGCAATGTCCTGCCCAACCAGGCTTGCAGCAGCTCAGATGGAGGGAATACTTGGAAGCCTCGTTACGAGCAGAACTCCGGGAACCCTTCCATCGGCCCCTATGACCAATTCGAATGA
- the LOC125513898 gene encoding auxin response factor 5-like isoform X2, whose amino-acid sequence MEFFCKTLTASDTSTHGGFSVPRRAAEKIFPSLDFSLQPPCQELQARDIHDNVWTFRHIFRGQPKRHLLTTGWSLFVSGKKLFAGDSVIFVRDEKQQLLLGIRRANRQPTNISSSVLSSDSMHIGVLAAAAHASANTSPFTIFYNPRASPTEFVIPFAKYQKAMYSNQISLGMRFRMMCETEELGTRRYMGTITGISDLDPVRWKNSQWRSLQVGWDESAAGERRNRVSIWEIEPLAAPFFICPQPFFGVKRPRQLDDESLEMESLMKRAMPWLGEEVCIKDPQTQSATMPGLSLVQWMNMNRQQSSSLASTAMQSEYLRSASNPAMQNIGAADLARQLYMQNHLLQQNSMQFNPPKLHQQMKPINDLSNAALPLNQLSAIRNHQDQKQDQQRQQQSSIQAIPLSQAQAQTNIVQAQVILQNQMQQQQQQKQPPPSPTQNQHGASGQHLLQSHQLQDQNLQMQQQQLLLHQQLQQQQQLNKLPGQLANLASQQTQLSDQELHLQLLQKLQQQSLMSQSAVTLSRLPIIQEQQNFLVDMQQQLSNSHSLAQQQVMPQQDCRTSSLQTTQLPPPIQQEQQQQQQQKPSQKQVAPTYVSEAAFAQISSTSVIPKTGNAMIVPGAAQSAVTEEIPSCSTSPSTANGNHLAQPTIGRNDHCKTSTEKVPHSIAQMSILTPIEAVSVTPVTTKELPKLNNGVKSSAITSKLPNIVSGLQNFMNNALPTDNLETASSATSLWPSQTDGLLHQGFATSNFNQHQMFKDELPDVEIQGVDPSNSALFGMNNDGPLGFPMETEGLLENALDSVKYQNHFSTDDENNYQMQKDARQEISTSMVSQSFGQSDMAFNSIDSAINDGALMNRSSWPPAAPPQRMRTFTKVYKRGAVGRSIDIGRFSGYGELNQALARMFGIEGQLEDRQRIGWKLVYTDHEDDVLLLGDDPWEEFVNCVKCIRILSPQEVQKMSLDGDLGSNVLPNQACSSSDGGNTWKPRYEQNSGNPSIGPYDQFE is encoded by the exons ATGGAGTTCTTCTGCAAGACGCTCACCGCTAGCGATACGAGCACGCACGGAGGCTTCTCCGTGCCTCGCCGTGCCGCGGAGAAGATATTCCCTTCCCTG GATTTCTCGTTGCAGCCTCCGTGCCAAGAGTTGCAGGCCAGGGATATACATGACAATGTGTGGACATTCCGTCATATATTTCGGG GTCAGCCTAAAAGACATTTACTTACCACTGGTTGGAGCCTCTTTGTGAGTGGCAAGAAGCTATTTGCTGGTGATTCTGTCATATTTGTTAG AGATGAAAAGCAGCAACTTCTACTGGGAATCAGGCGCGCTAACCGACAGCCCACGAACATATCATCTTCGGTACTTTCAAGCGACAGTATGCACATAGGGGTCCTTGCCGCAGCTGCACATGCTTCTGCCAACACCAGCCCATTTACCATATTTTATAACCCTAG GGCCAGTCCTACTGAATTTGTTATCCCATTTGCCAAATACCAGAAGGCAATGTACAGTAATCAGATCTCTTTAGGGATGCGCTTCCGCATGATGTGCGAGACGGAGGAACTAGGGACAAGACG GTACATGGGTACGATAACTGGAATAAGTGATCTAGATCCAGTGAGATGGAAAAACTCCCAGTGGCGCAGCTTACAG GTTGGGTGGGACGAGTCGGCTGCAGGAGAAAGAAGGAACAGAGTTTCAATCTGGGAGATTGAACCGCTTGCTGCTCCTTTTTTCATATGTCCCCAGCCATTCTTTGGTGTGAAGCGCCCCAGGCAATTAG ATGATGAGTCGTTGGAGATGGAAAGTCTTATGAAGAGAGCAATGCCTTGGCTTGGTGAGGAGGTATGCATAAAGGACCCTCAAACCCAGAGCGCTACAATGCCTGGCCTGAGTTTAGTTCAGTGGATGAACATGAACCGGCAGCAGAGCTCCTCATTAGCTAGCACAGCCATGCAGTCCGAGTACCTCCGATCAGCGAGTAACCCTGCGATGCAAAATATTGGCGCTGCCGATCTTGCAAGGCAGTTATATATGCAGAACCATCTACTACAACAGAATAGCATGCAGTTTAATCCTCCCAAACTCCATCAGCAAATGAAACCTATTAATGATTTGTCAAATGCAGCACTTCCGTTGAATCAACTAAGTGCCATCAGAAATCACCAAGATCAGAAGCAAGATCAGCAGAGGCAACAGCAGTCCAGTATCCAAGCAATTCCCCTAAGCCAGGCCCAGGCTCAAACTAATATTGTCCAGGCACAAGTAATTCTCCAGAATCAGAtgcagcaacaacagcaacaaaaacaaccaccaccatcaccaactcaAAACCAGCATGGGGCCAGTGGCCAGCACCTGCTTCAGTCTCATCAACTGCAGGACCAAAATTTGCAAATGCAGCAGCAACAGCTTTTACTTCACCAACAgttacagcagcagcagcagctaaATAAGCTGCCTGGGCAACTAGCTAATCTGGCAAGTCAGCAAACACAATTGTCTGATCAGGAACTCCACTTGCAGCTGTTACAGAAACTACAGCAGCAGTCACTGATGTCACAATCCGCAGTTACACTCTCACGATTACCAATAATCCAAGAGCAGCAAAATTTTCTTGTGGACATGCAACAGCAGTTGTCGAATTCGCATTCGCTTGCCCAGCAACAAGTGATgccccaacaggactgtagaacTTCTTCATTGCAGACAACACAACTGCCACCGCCCATTCAGCAagagcagcaacagcagcaacagcagaAGCCTTCACAGAAACAGGTTGCACCTACATATGTGTCAGAAGCTGCCTTTGCACAGATCTCTTCTACCAGTGTGATCCCAAAAACTGGTAACGCTATGATAGTTCCTGGTGCTGCACAATCTGCTGTTACAGAGGAAATACCTTCTTGTTCGACATCCCCTTCCACAGCTAATGGCAACCATCTTGCGCAGCCAACCATTGGCAGGAATGATCATTGCAAAACCAGCACAGAGAAGGTGCCACACTCTATTGCTCAGATGTCAATTCTGACCCCCATTGAAGCTGTATCAGTAACTCCAGTAACGACCAAGGAATTGCCAAAGTTAAACAATGGTGTTAAGTCAAGTGCGATCACCTCGAAATTACCAAATATTGTGTCCGGCCTTCAAAATTTTATGAACAATGCACTGCCAACAGACAACCTGGAAACAGCTTCGTCAGCAACTTCATTATGGCCTTCACAAACAGATGGACTTCTGCATCAAGGTTTCGCCACTTCTAACTTCAACCAGCACCAGATGTTCAAAGATGAACTTCCTGATGTAGAAATTCAAGGTGTGGATCCTAGTAACAGTGCCCTCTTTGGGATGAACAATGATGGCCCATTAGGGTTTCCTATGGAAACAGAAGGCTTGTTGGAAAATGCACTTGATTCTGTGAAGTATCAGAATCATTTCTCAACTGATGATGAGAACAACTACCAGATGCAAAAGGATGCCCGTCAAGAGATATCAACCTCCATGGTTTCACAGTCATTTGGTCAATCAGATATGGCTTTTAATTCCATTGATTCTGCAATTAATGATGGTGCCTTAATGAACAGAAGTTCTTGGCCTCCTGCTGCTCCACCACAGAGGATGCGTACATTCACCAAG GTGTACAAGCGTGGAGCTGTAGGCCGGTCCATTGACATCGGTAGGTTCTCTGGATATGGAGAACTGAACCAAGCTTTGGCCCGCATGTTTGGTATAGAGGGGCAACTTGAAGACCGACAGAGAATAGGTTGGAAGCTAGTCTACACAGATCATGAGGACGACGTCCTACTTCTCGGCGATGACCCATGGGA GGAGTTTGTGAATTGTGTGAAGTGCATTAGGATCCTGTCCCCTCAAGAAGTGCAGAAGATGAGTCTGGATGGTGATTTAGGGAGCAATGTCCTGCCCAACCAGGCTTGCAGCAGCTCAGATGGAGGGAATACTTGGAAGCCTCGTTACGAGCAGAACTCCGGGAACCCTTCCATCGGCCCCTATGACCAATTCGAATGA
- the LOC125513899 gene encoding AIG2-like protein D — protein sequence MASPPPPAPAAAAAHSVFVYGTLMAEEVVRVLLGRVPPSSPALLPNHQRLSIRGRVYPAILPVDGSKVSGKVWKGITDRELDVLDIFEDEEYVRETVGISLTDSADTMVAYAYIWGNVDDPDLYGEWDFDEWKKVHLKDYLTMTQDFKEELEQLESETHD from the exons ATGGCGTCGCCTCCTCCGCCGGCtcccgccgccgcggccgcccACAGCGTGTTCGTCTACGGCACCCTGATGGCGGAGGAGGTCGTGCGCGTCCTCCTCGGCCGCGTCCCGCCGTCCTCCCCCGCGCTCCTCCCCAACCA CCAGAGGCTCAGCATCAGGGGCCGCGTCTACCCGGCGATCCTGCCCGTCGACGGCAGCAAAGTCTCCGGGAAG GTTTGGAAGGGGATCACTGACAGGGAGCTCGATGTGCTGGACATCTTTGAGGATGAGGAGTATGTCAGGGAAACTGTTGGTATCTCGCTGACC GATTCGGCGGACACGATGGTCGCCTACGCATACATATGGGGGAATGTGGATGATCCTGACCTCTATGGTGAATGGGATTTTGAT GAATGGAAGAAAGTGCATCTGAAGGACTATCTCACAATGACACAAGATTTCAAGGAGGAACTGGAACAGCTTGAATCTGAGACACATGATTGA